In Actinoplanes sp. NBC_00393, a single genomic region encodes these proteins:
- a CDS encoding sugar phosphate isomerase/epimerase family protein produces MSSRVPVLLSSSSVFPEPTAAAFEMAATVGYDGLEVMVWTDAVSQDAGALKGLADHYGVPVLSVHAPCLLVTQRVWSPDPWERLNRAAQLAESLGAPTVVVHPPFTWQRDYARNFAEGLAKVQARHPDLSFAVENMFPVKMAGRWFVPYTPGWDPTVTGFDAYTLDLSHCAASRIDALEMAAKMGSGLRHVHLGDGTGEGRDEHLVPGRGNQPCAELLRSLVSKGFTGSVALEINTRKAASRPAREADLREALEFARRYLAPAETAITQA; encoded by the coding sequence GTGAGTTCCCGCGTTCCCGTGCTTCTCTCCAGCTCCTCGGTCTTCCCCGAGCCGACGGCAGCGGCGTTCGAGATGGCAGCCACGGTCGGCTACGACGGCCTCGAGGTCATGGTGTGGACCGACGCCGTCAGCCAGGATGCCGGTGCCCTGAAAGGGCTGGCCGACCACTACGGCGTGCCGGTTCTCTCGGTGCACGCGCCCTGCCTGCTGGTGACCCAGCGGGTGTGGAGCCCGGACCCGTGGGAGCGGCTCAACCGGGCCGCCCAGCTCGCCGAGTCGCTCGGGGCGCCCACGGTCGTGGTGCACCCGCCGTTCACCTGGCAGCGGGACTACGCGCGCAACTTCGCCGAGGGGCTGGCCAAGGTGCAGGCCCGGCATCCGGACCTGAGTTTCGCGGTGGAGAACATGTTCCCGGTGAAGATGGCCGGCCGCTGGTTCGTGCCGTACACGCCGGGCTGGGATCCCACCGTGACCGGCTTCGACGCGTACACGCTGGATCTTTCGCACTGCGCGGCGTCCCGGATCGACGCGCTGGAGATGGCCGCCAAGATGGGGTCCGGGCTGCGGCACGTGCACCTGGGTGACGGCACCGGCGAGGGCCGCGACGAGCATCTGGTCCCGGGCCGCGGCAATCAGCCCTGCGCCGAGCTGCTGCGCTCGCTGGTCAGCAAAGGCTTCACCGGCTCGGTCGCCCTCGAAATCAACACACGCAAGGCCGCCAGCCGCCCGGCCCGCGAGGCCGACCTGCGCGAGGCCCTCGAGTTCGCCCGCCGCTATCTGGCCCCCGCCGAAACGGCGATCACGCAGGCTTAG
- a CDS encoding response regulator transcription factor, producing MARVLVVEDEESFSDALSYMLRKEGFEVSVAATGTSALTQFDRTGADIVLLDLMLPEMSGTEVCRQLRQRSAVPIIMVTARDSEIDKVVGLEIGADDYVTKPYSPRELVARIRAVLRRQGAEAAEVTTPTLAAGPVRMDVERHVVTVDGSGVQLPLKEFELLELLLRNAGRVLTRGQLIDRVWGADYVGDTKTLDVHVKRLRSKVEPEPSAPRYIVTVRGLGYKFEP from the coding sequence TTGGCCCGCGTGCTCGTGGTCGAGGACGAGGAGTCGTTCTCCGACGCCCTGTCGTACATGCTGCGTAAAGAGGGGTTCGAGGTCTCGGTCGCTGCGACCGGCACCTCGGCGCTCACGCAGTTCGACCGGACCGGGGCCGACATCGTGCTCCTCGACCTCATGCTGCCGGAGATGTCCGGCACCGAGGTCTGCCGCCAACTGCGGCAGCGCTCGGCGGTACCGATCATCATGGTCACCGCCCGGGACAGCGAGATCGACAAGGTGGTCGGCCTGGAGATCGGCGCCGACGACTACGTCACCAAGCCGTACTCGCCGCGTGAACTGGTCGCCCGGATCCGTGCCGTGCTGCGCCGCCAGGGCGCCGAGGCGGCCGAGGTGACCACCCCGACGCTCGCCGCCGGTCCGGTCCGGATGGACGTCGAGCGTCACGTGGTGACCGTCGACGGCTCCGGCGTGCAGTTGCCGCTGAAGGAGTTCGAGCTGCTCGAGCTGCTGCTGCGCAACGCCGGCCGGGTGCTCACCCGCGGCCAGCTGATCGACCGCGTCTGGGGCGCCGATTACGTCGGTGACACGAAGACCCTGGACGTCCACGTCAAGCGACTGCGTTCCAAGGTCGAGCCGGAACCCTCCGCGCCGCGCTACATCGTCACCGTGCGCGGTCTCGGCTACAAGTTCGAGCCGTAG
- a CDS encoding sensor histidine kinase — MEWEIAVGLISAALAVGVGAGLVLARVRRPGDAAEPGPLEGGTAIEPDEDRPAGKHGLKGLGRKSLDSLRVGVVVLDADDYPVLVNPAARAMGLLRSGGAPGTIAAHPILRTLAGQVRRTGVRREVELDLPRGRAGGAQAPLGLHLRAVALNATHVAVEAADVTEAHRLARVRRDFVANVSHELKTPIGALQLLAEALLDATQLPDATPEAQSEDLLAARRFAERIHHESARMGRLVNELLELSRLQGAEPLPHPEPVSLDWVIAEVIDRTRTTASAKSIEIVYEGPKGSMVYGNDSQIATAVTNLVENAIAYSGEDTKVSLAMRHSDDWIEIDVADQGIGIAPTDVDRIFERFYRADQARSRSTGGTGLGLAIVKHIATNHGGRVTVTSSLGDGSTFTLRLPARPPESPESPSSSPTAIEIESGVAGR; from the coding sequence GTGGAGTGGGAAATTGCCGTCGGCCTGATCTCAGCCGCGCTCGCCGTCGGTGTGGGAGCGGGGCTGGTTCTGGCCCGGGTCCGCCGGCCGGGAGACGCGGCCGAGCCGGGACCGTTGGAGGGGGGAACAGCCATCGAACCGGACGAGGATCGGCCCGCGGGCAAGCACGGCCTCAAGGGGCTCGGTCGTAAGAGCCTCGACTCGCTGCGGGTCGGGGTCGTCGTCCTGGATGCCGACGACTACCCGGTGCTGGTCAACCCGGCGGCCCGGGCGATGGGCCTGCTCCGCTCCGGCGGTGCGCCCGGCACCATCGCGGCCCACCCGATCCTGCGGACACTGGCCGGACAGGTCCGGCGTACCGGCGTACGCCGCGAAGTTGAACTTGATCTGCCCCGCGGTCGTGCCGGTGGCGCTCAGGCTCCCCTGGGCCTGCACCTGCGTGCGGTGGCCCTGAATGCGACGCATGTCGCGGTCGAGGCCGCCGACGTCACCGAGGCGCATCGGCTGGCCCGGGTCCGCCGCGACTTCGTCGCCAACGTCAGCCACGAGCTGAAGACCCCGATCGGGGCGCTGCAGCTGCTGGCCGAGGCGCTGCTGGACGCCACCCAGCTTCCCGACGCGACTCCGGAGGCCCAGTCCGAGGACCTGCTGGCCGCCCGCCGGTTCGCCGAGCGCATCCACCACGAGTCGGCCCGGATGGGCCGCCTCGTCAACGAGCTGCTCGAACTCAGCCGGCTGCAGGGTGCCGAGCCGTTGCCTCATCCCGAGCCGGTCTCGCTGGACTGGGTCATCGCCGAGGTGATCGACCGGACCAGGACCACGGCGTCGGCCAAGAGCATCGAGATCGTGTACGAGGGGCCGAAGGGTTCCATGGTCTACGGCAACGACAGCCAGATCGCCACCGCTGTCACCAACCTCGTCGAGAATGCCATCGCGTATTCGGGTGAGGACACCAAGGTCTCGCTGGCCATGCGGCACAGCGACGACTGGATCGAGATCGACGTCGCCGACCAGGGCATCGGCATCGCGCCGACCGACGTCGACCGGATCTTCGAACGGTTCTACCGGGCCGATCAGGCGCGGTCCCGTTCCACCGGCGGAACCGGCCTCGGCCTGGCCATCGTCAAGCACATCGCCACCAACCACGGTGGCCGCGTCACGGTGACCAGTTCACTCGGCGACGGTTCTACGTTCACCTTGCGCCTACCGGCGCGACCCCCCGAGTCCCCCGAGTCCCCCTCGTCGTCACCGACGGCGATTGAGATCGAGTCCGGTGTGGCCGGGCGCTGA
- the phoU gene encoding phosphate signaling complex protein PhoU produces the protein MREEYQADLIEVSRLLVTMSEAVRAALRKATSALLTADLKAAEAVMERDAEIDAIYEQVEAKVADTIARQAPVAGDLRRVITALHISADLERMGDLAEHVAKTASRRHPSPAVPAELRPTFQQMAEVADRMAEKITTLLRDPDVAVAAELDKEDDAIDDLERHLFKIMLDDDWPYGAETAIDGALLGRFYERYADHAVNIGEHLIYLITGEPANAQS, from the coding sequence ATGCGCGAGGAGTACCAGGCCGACCTCATCGAGGTGAGCCGCCTGCTGGTGACCATGTCAGAAGCAGTGCGTGCCGCACTCCGCAAGGCGACGAGCGCGCTGCTGACCGCGGACCTCAAGGCCGCCGAAGCGGTGATGGAGCGGGACGCCGAGATCGACGCGATCTACGAGCAGGTCGAGGCCAAGGTGGCGGACACCATCGCCCGGCAGGCGCCGGTCGCCGGCGACCTGCGCCGGGTGATCACCGCCCTGCACATCTCGGCCGACCTGGAGCGGATGGGCGATCTGGCCGAGCACGTGGCGAAGACCGCGTCGCGCCGGCACCCGTCCCCCGCCGTGCCGGCCGAGCTGCGCCCGACGTTCCAGCAGATGGCGGAGGTGGCGGACCGGATGGCGGAGAAGATCACCACGCTGCTGCGCGATCCGGACGTCGCGGTGGCCGCGGAGCTGGACAAGGAGGACGACGCGATCGACGACCTCGAGCGTCACCTCTTCAAGATCATGCTGGACGACGACTGGCCGTACGGCGCGGAGACCGCGATCGACGGCGCGCTGCTCGGCCGCTTCTACGAGCGCTACGCCGACCACGCGGTGAACATCGGCGAGCACCTGATCTACCTGATCACCGGGGAGCCGGCGAACGCGCAGAGCTGA
- a CDS encoding phosphoglyceromutase — translation MTGTLVLLRHGNSEWNAKNLFTGWVDVDLDAKGEDEARRGGELLKEQGVLPDVVHTSLLRRAIRTSEIALHITDRHWIEVKRHWRLNERHYGALQGKDKKQTLETYGEEQFMLWRRSYDVPPPPIEDDSEYSQFGDARYANLPPEVLPKAECLKDVLERALPYWYDQIVPDLRAGKTVLVAAHGNSLRAIVKHLDDISDEAIAKLNIPTGIPLRYDLDENLRPITKGGKYLDPKAAEEAAAAVANQGRK, via the coding sequence ATGACTGGAACCCTGGTGCTGCTGCGGCACGGCAACAGCGAGTGGAACGCCAAGAACCTCTTCACCGGCTGGGTCGACGTGGACCTGGACGCCAAGGGTGAGGACGAGGCCCGGCGCGGCGGCGAGCTGCTCAAGGAGCAGGGGGTGCTGCCCGACGTGGTGCACACCAGCCTTCTGCGCCGCGCGATCCGGACCAGCGAGATCGCCCTGCACATCACCGACCGGCATTGGATCGAGGTCAAGCGCCACTGGCGGCTCAACGAGCGCCACTACGGCGCCCTGCAGGGCAAGGACAAGAAGCAGACCCTGGAGACGTACGGCGAGGAGCAGTTCATGCTCTGGCGCCGGTCGTACGACGTCCCGCCGCCCCCGATCGAGGACGACTCCGAGTACTCCCAGTTCGGCGACGCCCGGTACGCGAACCTTCCGCCGGAGGTGCTGCCCAAGGCGGAGTGCCTGAAGGACGTGCTCGAGCGCGCCCTGCCGTACTGGTACGACCAGATCGTCCCGGACCTGCGCGCCGGCAAGACGGTCCTGGTCGCGGCGCACGGCAACTCGCTGCGCGCCATCGTGAAGCACCTCGACGACATCTCCGACGAGGCGATCGCCAAGCTGAACATCCCGACCGGCATCCCGCTGCGCTACGACCTGGACGAGAACCTGCGCCCGATCACCAAGGGCGGCAAGTACCTCGACCCGAAGGCCGCCGAGGAAGCCGCCGCCGCGGTGGCCAACCAGGGCCGGAAGTAA
- a CDS encoding MDR family MFS transporter → MRGWLRQAAGGLPRQFWFLWAGTLINRLGAFVVLFLSIYLTGERHFTQSQAGIILGLYGVGGAIGTMTGGVLADRWGRRPTMLTAQFGAAALMLTLGFAHTYAQIAVVTLLLGLFAEGVRPAFSAMMVDVVPDRDRVRAYSLNYWAINLGFALAAVAAGFAAQFDYLLLFVVDAGTTLITAIITAIFLAETRPARVHGAGPALAGGGIGTALKDRVFLIYLLLTLASVLVILQHASTLPIAMLADGFSAATYGLVIAVNGVLIVLGQLFVPKLIEGRDSARVLALAGLIIGVGFGLVALAETAWMFAITVIIWTLGEMLQSPSNAATVAALSPPALRGRYQGLNSLTWSIGTAIAPVLGGLILQKGGDAVLWAGCFVLCALASVGQLLAGPARARRAEQQRRAEARAIELAAARASVPTS, encoded by the coding sequence GTGCGGGGTTGGTTACGGCAGGCCGCCGGAGGACTGCCACGGCAGTTCTGGTTCCTCTGGGCCGGCACCCTGATCAACCGCCTCGGCGCCTTCGTGGTGCTGTTCCTGAGCATCTACCTGACCGGGGAGCGGCACTTCACCCAGAGTCAGGCCGGCATCATCCTCGGCCTGTACGGGGTGGGCGGCGCGATCGGCACCATGACCGGTGGTGTCCTGGCCGACCGCTGGGGCCGGCGGCCCACCATGCTGACCGCCCAGTTCGGCGCGGCGGCCCTGATGCTCACCCTGGGTTTCGCGCACACGTACGCCCAGATCGCCGTCGTCACCCTGCTGCTCGGCCTGTTCGCCGAGGGGGTCCGGCCGGCGTTCTCGGCGATGATGGTCGACGTCGTCCCGGACCGGGACCGCGTCCGGGCGTACTCGTTGAACTACTGGGCGATCAACCTGGGCTTCGCGCTCGCCGCGGTTGCGGCCGGGTTCGCCGCGCAGTTCGACTACCTGCTGCTCTTCGTCGTGGACGCGGGCACCACGCTGATCACCGCGATCATCACGGCGATCTTCCTGGCCGAGACCCGGCCGGCCCGGGTGCACGGCGCGGGCCCCGCCCTCGCCGGCGGCGGCATCGGCACCGCGCTGAAGGACCGGGTCTTCCTGATCTATCTGCTTCTCACCCTGGCGTCGGTGCTGGTGATCCTGCAGCACGCGTCGACACTGCCCATCGCGATGCTGGCCGACGGGTTCTCGGCGGCCACCTACGGCCTGGTGATCGCGGTCAACGGCGTACTGATCGTGCTCGGCCAGCTCTTCGTGCCGAAACTCATCGAAGGGCGCGACAGCGCCCGCGTCCTGGCGCTCGCCGGTCTGATCATCGGCGTCGGGTTCGGGCTGGTCGCGCTCGCCGAGACGGCCTGGATGTTCGCGATCACGGTGATCATCTGGACGCTCGGCGAGATGCTGCAGTCACCCAGCAACGCCGCCACCGTCGCGGCCCTGTCGCCACCCGCGCTGCGCGGTCGCTACCAGGGGCTGAACTCGCTGACCTGGTCCATCGGTACGGCGATCGCACCGGTCCTCGGCGGCCTGATCCTGCAGAAGGGCGGCGACGCCGTGCTGTGGGCGGGCTGCTTCGTGCTCTGCGCGCTGGCCTCGGTGGGCCAACTGCTGGCCGGTCCCGCCCGCGCCCGGCGGGCCGAGCAACAGCGCCGAGCCGAAGCCCGCGCCATCGAGCTCGCCGCCGCCCGAGCTTCCGTGCCCACCTCCTGA
- a CDS encoding YbjN domain-containing protein gives MVTELIERVLTDRELEWESTGDSSYVVSLPGTHKLKTACNLIVGAHALRIEAFVMRRPDERHEDLWAWLLRRNARMYGVAFSIDAVGDVYLTGRVALKGLDEDELDRLLGSVLTYADESFDTMLEIGFGTSIRREWEWRVKRGESLANLQAFKHLAESAD, from the coding sequence ATGGTGACGGAACTGATCGAACGGGTCCTGACCGACCGCGAATTGGAGTGGGAGTCCACAGGCGACAGCTCGTACGTCGTCTCCCTCCCCGGCACGCACAAACTCAAGACGGCCTGCAACCTGATCGTCGGCGCGCACGCGCTGCGGATCGAGGCCTTCGTCATGCGCCGGCCGGACGAACGGCACGAGGACCTGTGGGCCTGGCTGCTGCGGCGCAACGCCCGGATGTACGGGGTCGCGTTCTCGATCGACGCGGTCGGCGACGTCTATCTGACCGGCCGGGTCGCGCTGAAGGGCTTGGACGAGGACGAGCTGGACCGGCTCCTCGGTTCGGTGCTCACCTACGCCGACGAGTCGTTCGACACGATGCTGGAGATCGGCTTCGGCACGTCGATCCGCCGGGAGTGGGAGTGGCGGGTCAAACGCGGCGAATCACTCGCCAACCTGCAGGCGTTCAAGCATCTGGCCGAGTCCGCCGACTAA
- the mshA gene encoding D-inositol-3-phosphate glycosyltransferase, translating to MAQLRAGGWPAPRRIATLSVHTSPLEQPGTGDAGGMNVYIVEVAKRLAERNVEVEIFTRATASGLPPMVEMLPGVHVRHVTAGPFEGLAKEELPSQLCAFANGVLRAEAAHPPGHYDLIHSHYWLSGQVGWLARERWGVPHVHTAHTLAKVKNQYLADGDRPEPKARLIGEEQVVAESDHLVANTRFEAQDLITHYDADPARVSVVQPGVDLRRFRPGAADRARFGLPENGRIVAFVGRIQPLKAPDVLISAVAEMRRRSASDVTVVICGGPSGTGLDRPRSLIELAASLGVSDSVVFLPPQTGADLAALYRAADLVAVPSYNESFGLVALEAQACGTPVVAAAVGGLVTAVRDGISGVLVDGHDPADWARVLERLLDAPGYRHRLAAGAVAHASRFSWDRTAESLLRVYRDAMVEHRALITARLEGATFAW from the coding sequence GTGGCACAGCTACGGGCCGGCGGGTGGCCCGCCCCACGGCGCATCGCCACCCTCTCGGTGCACACGTCGCCGCTGGAGCAACCGGGCACCGGTGACGCCGGCGGCATGAACGTCTACATCGTCGAGGTCGCCAAGCGCCTCGCCGAGCGCAACGTCGAGGTGGAGATCTTCACCCGGGCCACCGCCAGCGGCCTTCCGCCGATGGTCGAGATGCTGCCCGGCGTGCATGTCCGGCACGTCACCGCGGGCCCGTTCGAGGGCCTGGCCAAGGAGGAGCTGCCATCGCAGCTGTGCGCCTTCGCCAACGGCGTCCTGCGGGCCGAGGCCGCACACCCGCCCGGCCACTACGATCTGATCCACTCGCACTACTGGCTCTCCGGGCAGGTCGGCTGGCTGGCCCGGGAACGCTGGGGCGTGCCGCACGTACACACCGCGCACACCCTCGCAAAAGTGAAGAACCAGTACCTTGCGGACGGTGACCGGCCGGAGCCCAAAGCCCGTCTGATCGGTGAGGAACAGGTCGTCGCGGAGTCCGACCACCTGGTGGCGAACACCCGGTTCGAGGCGCAGGACCTGATCACCCACTACGACGCCGACCCGGCCCGGGTCAGCGTCGTGCAACCGGGCGTCGACCTGCGCCGGTTCCGTCCGGGCGCCGCCGACCGGGCCCGCTTCGGGCTGCCGGAGAACGGCCGGATCGTGGCGTTCGTCGGCCGGATCCAGCCGCTCAAGGCGCCTGACGTGCTGATCTCCGCGGTCGCCGAGATGCGCCGCCGCAGCGCCTCCGACGTGACCGTGGTGATCTGTGGCGGTCCCAGCGGCACCGGCCTGGACCGGCCCCGGTCACTGATCGAACTGGCCGCCTCGCTCGGCGTCTCCGACTCGGTCGTGTTCCTTCCCCCGCAGACCGGCGCCGACCTGGCCGCCCTGTACCGGGCCGCCGACCTGGTCGCCGTCCCCTCGTACAACGAGTCGTTCGGACTGGTCGCCCTCGAGGCGCAGGCCTGCGGCACCCCGGTCGTCGCGGCCGCGGTGGGCGGGCTGGTCACCGCGGTCCGGGACGGGATCAGCGGCGTGCTCGTCGACGGACACGACCCGGCCGACTGGGCCCGGGTTCTGGAACGGCTGCTCGACGCACCCGGCTACCGGCACCGGCTCGCCGCGGGAGCCGTCGCCCACGCGTCCCGCTTCTCCTGGGACCGCACTGCCGAATCGCTGCTGCGGGTCTACCGTGACGCGATGGTTGAGCACCGGGCGCTGATCACGGCGCGACTCGAGGGAGCGACCTTCGCATGGTGA
- a CDS encoding SDR family oxidoreductase: protein MQNIAVVTGASSGIGAATARRLATEGFHVVAAARRADRLAELAEEIGPNATAAECDVTSDDSVARLAELVAGLGGPLTVLVNNAGGARGLDPVAAGSVDDWQWMYDVNVLGTLRVTQALLPALEASGAGTIVTVGSTAAFTVYEGGGGYTAAKHAQNALVGTLRLELSGKPIRVIEIDPGMVRTDEFSLKRFGGDQAKADSIYDGVKEPLVADDIADVIAFAATRPQHVNIDRLVIRPIAQAAQHKVHREK, encoded by the coding sequence ATGCAGAACATCGCTGTCGTGACCGGCGCATCCAGCGGGATCGGGGCTGCCACGGCCCGCAGGCTCGCCACCGAGGGATTTCACGTGGTCGCCGCGGCCCGGCGTGCTGACCGGCTGGCCGAGCTGGCCGAGGAGATCGGCCCGAACGCCACCGCCGCCGAGTGCGACGTGACCTCGGACGATTCGGTGGCCCGGCTGGCCGAGCTGGTGGCCGGCCTGGGCGGTCCGCTCACGGTCCTGGTCAACAACGCGGGCGGCGCCCGCGGACTGGATCCGGTCGCGGCCGGGTCGGTCGATGACTGGCAATGGATGTACGACGTGAACGTCCTCGGCACGCTGAGGGTCACCCAGGCGCTGCTCCCGGCACTGGAGGCGAGCGGCGCCGGCACGATCGTGACCGTCGGGTCGACCGCGGCCTTCACGGTCTACGAGGGCGGCGGTGGGTACACCGCGGCCAAGCACGCCCAGAACGCGCTGGTCGGGACACTGCGGCTGGAACTGTCCGGCAAGCCGATCCGGGTGATCGAGATCGACCCCGGCATGGTGCGTACCGACGAGTTCTCGCTCAAGCGGTTCGGCGGCGATCAGGCGAAGGCGGACTCGATCTACGACGGGGTCAAGGAGCCGCTGGTCGCCGACGACATCGCGGACGTCATCGCGTTCGCCGCGACCCGGCCGCAACACGTCAACATCGACCGCCTGGTGATCCGGCCGATCGCCCAGGCGGCCCAGCACAAGGTGCACCGGGAGAAGTAG